A DNA window from Syngnathus typhle isolate RoL2023-S1 ecotype Sweden linkage group LG2, RoL_Styp_1.0, whole genome shotgun sequence contains the following coding sequences:
- the klhl21 gene encoding kelch-like protein 21, with protein sequence MENPVLQTQASTLPFFDTAHAFNLLRGIHELRAERKFFDVTLCAEGREFHCHRTVLAAASTYFRAMFAGTLRESIMDRVVLHEVSAELLGLLVDFCYTGRVTVTQDNVDLLLKTADLFQFPSVKEACCAFLEQRLDVTNCLEIQDFAEAYACRELAASARRFVLKNLMDLAKGKDFERLPWKRLLEFVSDDELCVDKEETVYQIAVRWVKADLQRRLHYWPELLQQVRLPFVRRFFLLAHVESDPLVYLSPTCLRMVNEARSFQSSEYDRHDRPCRRMRPRPSTGLAEILVVVGGCDQDCDELVTVDCFNPQTGQWRYLAEFPDHLGGGYSIAALGNDMYVTGGSDGSRLYDGVWRYKSSVNEWTEVSPMLKAREYHSSCVLKGQLYVVASDSTERYDHTLDCWEALPPMLHAMDNCSTTTCNGRLYAIGCLAGEDTMAVQTYEPDSKRWSMVNCGQLPLWSFTPKTVTLNGLIFFVRDDSAEVDVYNPPTNQWDKISPMNQVHVGGSVAALGGKLFVSGGYDNTFELSDVVEAYDPATRTWSVAGRLPQPTFWHGSVSIFRQFMPLVSNAFEPVGPPDANAIHLHRHQRHQAIHNLNNVNQDVNAAR encoded by the exons ATGGAGAATCCCGTCTTACAGACGCAAGCGTCCACTCTGCCGTTTTTTGACACGGCCCACGCCTTCAACCTGCTTCGAGGAATTCACGAGCTCCGGGCAGAGCGCAAGTTTTTCGACGTGACTTTGTGCGCGGAGGGCCGCGAGTTCCACTGCCACCGCACGGTGTTGGCCGCCGCCAGCACCTACTTCCGGGCTATGTTTGCCGGTACGCTACGGGAGAGCATCATGGACCGGGTGGTTCTACACGAGGTTTCGGCCGAGCTTTTGGGACTGCTGGTGGACTTCTGCTACACAGGGCGGGTCACCGTCACACAGGACAACGTGGATCTTCTGCTGAAAACAGCCGATCTCTTTCAGTTCCCGTCAGTCAAAGAAGCCTGCTGTGCGTTCCTGGAGCAACGTCTGGATGTTACCAACTGCTTAGAAATCCAAGACTTTGCGGAGGCCTACGCCTGCCGAGAGCTGGCGGCCAGCGCCCGCCGCTTTGTCCTCAAAAACTTAATGGATCTGGCTAAAGGGAAAGACTTTGAACGCTTGCCTTGGAAGCGCCTCCTTGAGTTTGTGTCTGATGACGAGCTATGCGTGGACAAAGAGGAGACCGTCTATCAGATCGCGGTGCGCTGGGTGAAGGCCGACCTCCAACGGAGACTTCACTACTGGCCCGAGCTCCTCCAGCAGGTCCGACTCCCTTTTGTCAGGAGGTTCTTCCTTTTGGCCCATGTGGAGAGCGACCCCCTCGTGTATCTTTCGCCCACCTGCCTCCGCATGGTCAACGAGGCCCGTAGCTTCCAGTCCAGCGAGTATGACCGCCACGACAGACCGTGCCGCCGCATGCGTCCGCGGCCGTCCACCGGACTGGCCGAGAtcctggtggtggtggggggttgCGACCAGGACTGTGACGAGCTGGTGACCGTCGACTGCTTCAACCCGCAAACGGGCCAGTGGCGCTACCTGGCCGAGTTCCCCGACCACCTTGGAGGGGGCTACAGCATAGCTGCCCTCGGGAATGATATGTATGTCACCG GCGGCTCTGACGGCTCTCGCCTGTACGACGGCGTGTGGCGCTACAAGTCCAGCGTCAACGAATGGACGGAGGTGTCGCCCATGCTGAAAGCGCGCGAGTACCACAGCTCGTGCGTGCTGAAAGGTCAGCTGTACGTGGTGGCGTCGGACAGCACCGAGCGCTACGACCACACGTTGGATTGCTGGGAGGCCCTGCCGCCCATGCTGCACGCCATGGACAACTGCTCCACCACCACGTGCAACGGACGTCTGTACGCCATCGGCTGTCTCGCCGGGGAGGACACCATGGCCGTCCAGACCTACGAGCCGGACAGCAAACGTTGGTCCATGGTGAACTGCGGACAGCTGCCGCTGTGGTCGTTCACCCCTAAAACGGTGACCCTCAACGGCCTCATCTTCTTTGTCAG GGATGACTCAGCAGAGGTTGACGTTTACAACCCCCCGACAAACCAGTGGGATAAGATTAGCCCTATGAACCAG GTTCACGTCGGAGGCAGCGTGGCGGCGCTGGGCGGCAAACTGTTTGTATCCGGCGGTTACGACAACACGTTCGAATTGTCGGACGTAGTGGAAGCATATGACCCGGCCACTCGCACCTGGAGCGTCGCGGGCCGGCTGCCCCAGCCCACTTTTTGGCACGGCAGCGTCAGCATATTCCGACAGTTCATGCCTCTGGTGTCGAATGCCTTTGAGCCTGTCGGCCCCCCGGACGCTAACGCCATCCACCTGCACCGGCACCAGCGTCACCAGGCTATCCACAACCTCAACAACGTCAATCAGGACGTGAACGCGGCCCGCTGA